The DNA region ACCAAAGAAATGTTTCGGGGCCGAGCGGGGTGCCTGTGCCGTCCGATGTGCCAGTTGCGGTGTTGAGGCTGAGATGTCGGACCTCCATCGCGCCGTCCGTTGTCATCAGCGTCAGGTGCAGGATCGGAGGCAGGGGAAACCCCAAGTGCATCTGGGCAAACGACATTGGCTGACCGGGTTCAATCGGGGCCACTTCCGTGAGCGCGATGGTCGTCCCCGCGACCGTCAGATGGGCCAGCGCCGGGCCGTCGGCTGTCGCGGGCAGGGGGGCGAGGCAGAGGGCGCAGGCTAGCGCTGCCCTCATAGCCGCCCGATCCGGTCAACCAACAGCGCGAAGAAGCCGTCCGCGTCCAGGTCGCCGATGAACATCGCGTTCTTTTCGCGGTCCGTCACCCCCCACCAATCGGCCACGGTCATGCCGCGTGTCAGGTCGGACCGGGTCTCGATCTCCACATTGATGACCCGGCCGGAAAACAGCTCCGGCGCGATCAGATAGGCGATGACGCACGGGTCATGGAGCGGCGCGCCCGCACTGCCGTACTTCTCCTTATCGAACCTCTCGAAGAAATCCGTCCATTCCGCAACCATCGTGCCGGGACGCGTGCCCATATCGCGGAACGCCTGCACACGCGGCGCGGTGGTTAGCGCCTTGTGGGTCACGTCAAGGCCCATAACCACGATGTCACAGCCGGATTTGAAGACGATGTCCGCCGCCTCCGGGTCCACGTAGATGTTGAATTCGGCGGCAGGTGTGATGTTGCCCACCTCGAAATACGCGCCCCCCATCAGGACAATCTGTTGGACTTTCTCAACAATGTCCGGTGCGCGGTCAAAGGCGGTCGCGATATTGGTGAGTGGGCCGAGGGGGCAGAGGGTTACCGTGCCCGCGGGCTCACGGCGCAAGGTGTCGACAATGAAATCGACGCCGTGCGCGTCTTGCAACGGCATCGTCGGCTCTGGCAGTTCAGGCCCGTCCAACCCGGTCTTGCCGTGCACATGCTCTGCCGTCACCAGATCGTGGCGCAATGGTCTGTCGCAGCCTGCGAACACCGGCACGTCCGCGCGACCCGCCAGCTCGCATACGATCCGCGCGTTTTTGGCGGTTAGCTCCAGGGGCACATTGCCCGCCACAGCCGTCACCCCCATCACCTCCAATTCCGGTGAGGCGAGGGCCAGCAGAATTGCGACTGCGTCATCCTGGCCCGGATCCGTGTCGATGATAATCTTGCGCGCCATGGGCCCCTCCGATCTGCGTCCTGATAGGAGCGGAGGGCGGCATGATATGCAAGTATACCATTGACACATTTAGCGCGGCCGGGTTGGCAATACGGGCTCAATCATCTGTCGCTGGCGTTCAACTGCACGAGACGACTTGACGGACGCGCGCGCGCGGCGCATCTGGGAGACCATGAAAATACTCCTATATATCATCGCCGCCGGCGTCATTGCGACCATCGCATTGGCCGCCTATGTCCGCCTGGCCCCGGTCGATGCCGCGCAGTGGCACGTTGACCCGGAAGAGGTCACGCCGCCGTCTTCCCCCAACTTCTCGCTCCTGGCGGGCTCTGGAGCCGTCACGGTGCCCGCGCCCGCGCTGGCCGTGGCGGGCCGTTTGCAGAATATCGCGGAGGCGGACGGGGCAGAGGTTGTCGCAGGCTCCCTCGGGGAAGGGTTCGTGACCTACATCGTGCGCTCCCGCATCATGGGGTTTCCGGATTTCGTGACGATCCGATTGGTGCCTGAGGAGGACACGACGCGGCTGCACATCTTCTCGCGCTCTCGGCACGGGATGAGCGATCTGGGCGTGAACACGGCGCGGGTTCAGCGTTGGTTGACGGCCGCCCGCAATGAAGAAAGCGGAACCTGAATGGCCGCAACACTGCCCCGCGACCGCCTGCGACAGATCACGGATCGGTTCGAATATCTGGAAGCGCAGCTCAACGGCGGGCCGGACCCTTCAGACATCGCCAAGATCAGCCGGGAATATGCGGAGCTGAAGCCGGTCGTCGCCGAGATTGCGGGGTACGAGCAACTGCTGGCGGATATGGCCGAGGCGCAGAACATGCTGGCCGATCCTGACATGAGGCCCCTGGCGGAGGAGGAATTGCCCCGCCTGGAAGCCGCCATCCCCGCCGCCGAGCAATCGCTGCAACTGGCGCTTCTGCCCAAGGATGCCGCCGACGCGAAGCCTGCAATGATCGAGATCCGCCCTGGCACCGGCGGCGATGAGGCGGCTTTGTTCGCGGGTGATCTGTTGCGGATGTATACGCGCTATGCGGAGGCGCGCGGCTGGCGGTTGGAGATCGTGGATCTGCAGGAGAGTGATCTGGGCGGCATCAAGGAATGCACTGCGCGGGTGGAGGGGGAGAATGTCTTTGCCCGGCTGAAGTTTGAGAGTGGCGTCCACCGGGTCCAGCGCGTGCCGGAAACGGAATCGGGCGGGCGTATCCATACCTCTGCCGCCACCGTCGCTGTGTTGCCGGAGGCCGAGGACGTCGACATTGACATCCCCGCCACCGATATTCGCATCGACACAATGCGCGCCAGCGGGGCGGGCGGGCAGCACGTGAACACCACGGATTCAGCGGTGCGCATCACCCATGTGCCCTCTGGCATCGTGGTCGTCAGTTCCGAGAAGTCCCAGCACCGCAACCGGGAAATCGCGATGCAGACGCTGCGCACCCGGCTCTATGATCTGGAACGGCAGAAGGCGGATGATGCCATGGCCGCGGACCGCAAGGCGCAGATCGGCTCGGGCGATCGCTCGGAGCGGATCCGCACCTATAATTTCCCGCAAGGGCGCATGACCGATCACCGCATTAACCTGACACTCTATAAGCTGGATGCGGTGATGCTGGGGGATCTGGACGAAATCGTCGACGCCCTGACGGCAGAGGATCAGGCCATGAAACTGGCCGAGATGACCGGGTGACTCTTCTGTTGAGGCACAGCCTTGAGCTTGCCCGAAAAGGGTTTTCCGATTTTTTGCCTGATGGGGAGGCCGAACGCGAAGCGCGGCTTTTGATGTGTCACGCGCTAAAGATTTCTTCCGCCCAATTGTATGCGCGGTTGGATGAAACCTGGCCGACGGGCCCTCCCTTTCAGCTGTTTGTCGAGGCCTGCGAGGCGCGCAAGTCCCGCCAACCGCTGAGCCAGATTATCGGTGAAGTGGAGTTCTATGGGCGCCGGTTTTTTGTGAACTCTGACGTGCTGACACCGCGCCCCGATACGGAAACGCTTGTCGATCAGGCCCTATCGGGCGGTTTCGAGCGCGTGCTGGATCTTGGCACCGGGTCCGGGTGTGTTCTTGCGACGCTTTTGGCGGAGCGTCCGGGATCAAATGGGGTCGGCACTGATCTGTCGCAGCCCGCGCTGGAGGTGGCCGCGCGCAACGTCGCACGCCAAGGGGTGCAGGACCGCGCGGTCTTGGTTCATTCGGATTGGTTCGAGGCGGTGCAGGGACAGTTCGACCTTATCCTCTCGAACCCTCCCTACATTGCCGCAGCCGAGATGCGGGGATTGGCGCCCGAGGTTCGGGATTGGGAGCCGCATGTGGCCCTGACACCGGGCGGGGACGGTTTGACCGCCTACCGCATCATCACGGCCGCGGGCCCCATGCATCTGCGCGCTGGTGGCCGTCTGATGGTCGAGATCGGCCTTGATCAGGGCGCGGCGGTGGCAGAGCTGTTCCGCGCGGCAGGGTTTGGCGACGTCCGGATCACGCAGGACCTGAGCGGCCATGACCGTGTTGTTGGCGGAATCACGCCCTAAAAACCGTTACATCTGATCGAAACCCCTGTTTTGTGCCAGATTAGGCTGGACTCGCCCGCACCCCCGTGCTTACTCAGTCCCAAGTGCAGACAGCGGCCCGTTTGGCCCGTCGGTGCTTTTCTCGCCAGATCGCGCAGTGCTGGGTTCCAGCGCAGACCACGCGCAGACTGAGATTTTCCGGGCCCCGCCAAAGTTGCGATGTGGCCGCCAACCAGGACCACTGGATTAGTACACACATGAGATCTTCGAAGAACCGCTCGCGGTCCAAAGGGAACCGCAATCGCAATGGCTCTATGGGAAATATCGTCAATCGGGTCTTTGACTCGTCTGGCCCCGAGGGCAAGGTGCGCGGCACGCCACAGCAGATTGTGGACAAATACAATCAACTGACCCGCGACGCGCAGCTCTCCAACGACCGCGTGGCCGCCGAGAGCTTTCAGCAGCACGCCGAGCATTACACGCGGATGCTGGCGCAAGCCCTGCGCGAGCAAGAGGCCAAGCAGGCACAACATCAGGCCAACCAGCAAAACAACCAGGGCGGTGGACAGCAAGGTGGCAACCAACAAGGCGGCAACCAGCAGGGCGGAGGCGACCAGCAGGGTGGCGGCAACCAGGGTGGCGGCAATCGCCGCAACCGGGGCGGTGGTGGCGGTGGCGGAGGCGGACAAGATCCGCAGCAGACCGAGCAGCCCCGGGTTGAGGCCGAGGCGCAGGGCTCTTTCGATGCGGTGATTGATCCCACCGACGGGGATAGCGGCCTGGTCGAGACGCCTGAAAGCAGCCCGAAGCCCAAGCGCGCCCGCACGCGCCGCCGCAAGGCCGATGCGCCCAAGGACGCGCCTGCCGGTGAGGCGGGCGAGGGCGGTGACAGCGGTGGTGGTGACAAACCGCCGCAAGAGGCCGCTGAATAGCGCTAATCGCAACGAAACAGGGGCCCGCACGTGGCCCCTTTTTTATGCCTCGCGCCCGTGGCTTGGCGTGATGACATCCTCCATGACGCGGGCGAGGGCGCAGAAGCCCTCCAGCGGCACCTGCTCCGCGCGATCCGTGGGTTTTAGTCCGGCGGCAACCAGACGATCCTCAATATCCGGGGCCAAGCCCTTCAACGCGGCGCGCAACATCTTGCGGCGCTGCCCGAACGCAGCAGCCACAACGCGGGTCAGAACGCGGGCGTCCGCCGGGAACCGGGGCGCAGGCAGGGCGGTAAAGTGGACCACCGCCGAATGGACCTTGGGCGGCGGGGTGAACGCCTCCGGCGGCAGGCCCATCACGATCCGTGGATCGGCCCGCCATTGCGACAGGATCGCAAGGCGTCCGTAGGTTTTGGAGCCGGGCTGCGCCACGATCCGCTCCGCCACTTCGCGCTGGAACATCAGGGTCAGGCTCTCCCACGGGGGCGGCCAGGACGCGGGGGTGAGCCAGCGGACAAGCAATTCCGTACCCACATTGTAGGGCAGATTGGCGACGATCTTGCGGGGGGCTTGCAGGTCCGCCGCCCAATCCAGCTCCAACGCGTCGGCGTTCAAAACCTTGAGACGGCCGGGATAGATGGCCTCAATCTCCGCCAGCACGGGCAGGCAACGGGGGTCTTTCTCCACGGCCACCACCCGGCGTGCGCCCTCTGCCAATAACCCACGGGTCAGGCCACCGGGGCCGGGGCCCACTTCTAACACATCGACGCTGGTCAAATCCCCAGCCAGCCGCGCAATCTTCGCCGTCAGGTTCAGGTCCAGCAGAAAGTTCTGCCCCAGCGCCTTTCGCGCCGACAACCCGTGGGCCGCAATGACGTCCCGCAGCGGGGGAAGCCCGTCAATGGCCACCATGCGCCGCTCCTTCATCTTGGCCATACACCTCTCGGGGGGATGGGGCATCTTCGATGCTCCAGGGGGGCAGACAGCCCCGCAACGCCATCGGCCAAGGACGCAGGCTCATCGGGTCTCGCCCCGCGCCACAGCCATATCGCGCGCCATTTTCAACGCGGCAATCAGCGATGTCGCATCGGCGATGCCCTGGCCCGCGATATCAAACGCCGTGCCGTGGTCCGGTGACGTGCGGATGAATGGCAGGCCGAGGGTCACGTTCACCCCGCCCGAGAAATCCACCGTCTTGATCGGGATCAGGGCCTGATCGTGGTACATCGCGATTGCAACGTCATAACCCGCCCGAGCGCTTGCGTGGAACATTGTATCGGCAGAGGCAGGCCCGTTGATGGTCAGTCCATTGGCCCGCAATTCGTCCAGCACCGGTGTAATCAACTCGATTTCCTCACGGCCCATGGCCCCACCTTCGCCTGCATGGGGGTTGAGG from Jannaschia sp. CCS1 includes:
- a CDS encoding DUF4167 domain-containing protein codes for the protein MRSSKNRSRSKGNRNRNGSMGNIVNRVFDSSGPEGKVRGTPQQIVDKYNQLTRDAQLSNDRVAAESFQQHAEHYTRMLAQALREQEAKQAQHQANQQNNQGGGQQGGNQQGGNQQGGGDQQGGGNQGGGNRRNRGGGGGGGGGQDPQQTEQPRVEAEAQGSFDAVIDPTDGDSGLVETPESSPKPKRARTRRRKADAPKDAPAGEAGEGGDSGGGDKPPQEAAE
- the prfA gene encoding peptide chain release factor 1; this encodes MAATLPRDRLRQITDRFEYLEAQLNGGPDPSDIAKISREYAELKPVVAEIAGYEQLLADMAEAQNMLADPDMRPLAEEELPRLEAAIPAAEQSLQLALLPKDAADAKPAMIEIRPGTGGDEAALFAGDLLRMYTRYAEARGWRLEIVDLQESDLGGIKECTARVEGENVFARLKFESGVHRVQRVPETESGGRIHTSAATVAVLPEAEDVDIDIPATDIRIDTMRASGAGGQHVNTTDSAVRITHVPSGIVVVSSEKSQHRNREIAMQTLRTRLYDLERQKADDAMAADRKAQIGSGDRSERIRTYNFPQGRMTDHRINLTLYKLDAVMLGDLDEIVDALTAEDQAMKLAEMTG
- a CDS encoding nucleoside hydrolase, whose translation is MARKIIIDTDPGQDDAVAILLALASPELEVMGVTAVAGNVPLELTAKNARIVCELAGRADVPVFAGCDRPLRHDLVTAEHVHGKTGLDGPELPEPTMPLQDAHGVDFIVDTLRREPAGTVTLCPLGPLTNIATAFDRAPDIVEKVQQIVLMGGAYFEVGNITPAAEFNIYVDPEAADIVFKSGCDIVVMGLDVTHKALTTAPRVQAFRDMGTRPGTMVAEWTDFFERFDKEKYGSAGAPLHDPCVIAYLIAPELFSGRVINVEIETRSDLTRGMTVADWWGVTDREKNAMFIGDLDADGFFALLVDRIGRL
- a CDS encoding DUF1499 domain-containing protein, which produces MKILLYIIAAGVIATIALAAYVRLAPVDAAQWHVDPEEVTPPSSPNFSLLAGSGAVTVPAPALAVAGRLQNIAEADGAEVVAGSLGEGFVTYIVRSRIMGFPDFVTIRLVPEEDTTRLHIFSRSRHGMSDLGVNTARVQRWLTAARNEESGT
- the prmC gene encoding peptide chain release factor N(5)-glutamine methyltransferase; the encoded protein is MRHSLELARKGFSDFLPDGEAEREARLLMCHALKISSAQLYARLDETWPTGPPFQLFVEACEARKSRQPLSQIIGEVEFYGRRFFVNSDVLTPRPDTETLVDQALSGGFERVLDLGTGSGCVLATLLAERPGSNGVGTDLSQPALEVAARNVARQGVQDRAVLVHSDWFEAVQGQFDLILSNPPYIAAAEMRGLAPEVRDWEPHVALTPGGDGLTAYRIITAAGPMHLRAGGRLMVEIGLDQGAAVAELFRAAGFGDVRITQDLSGHDRVVGGITP
- the rsmA gene encoding 16S rRNA (adenine(1518)-N(6)/adenine(1519)-N(6))-dimethyltransferase RsmA; this encodes MVAIDGLPPLRDVIAAHGLSARKALGQNFLLDLNLTAKIARLAGDLTSVDVLEVGPGPGGLTRGLLAEGARRVVAVEKDPRCLPVLAEIEAIYPGRLKVLNADALELDWAADLQAPRKIVANLPYNVGTELLVRWLTPASWPPPWESLTLMFQREVAERIVAQPGSKTYGRLAILSQWRADPRIVMGLPPEAFTPPPKVHSAVVHFTALPAPRFPADARVLTRVVAAAFGQRRKMLRAALKGLAPDIEDRLVAAGLKPTDRAEQVPLEGFCALARVMEDVITPSHGREA